The DNA sequence cagacatcCAACCAAGAAGAGGATCAAACTGTGGAAATAAGAAGGCTAAGGCAACAGAAGGCAGAGACATCCTAGTAATACAAAATGATCTGCATCTGTATCGGCATCAAAGTAATGTTAGAAAAATAGACACATTTTGGAGAGTACCTAAATCCTGAGATAATTAGAGGTTTAAACAAGAGTGAATTATGCAGAGTTTAAAGTGTGTCAGACTCAACACTGCAGTTATATCCATTTGAATTCATCATGTTCCTGTTGTGTGTTATCAAAATCCAATTGCAGTTATTCATTGTGTCCAACAATTACGGTAATTTATGTCAAATTGACCATGCTAACAAGCATTTGGCTAGTTACACAAAAAGCAGCATgggacatatatatatatttttaaaaatgacaaattcatAACTTTTGGGGggtcataaaaatatattatcaaACATCTTATGTATGCaaaaccaaaatgaaaatgtaaagtgcCTGATaatgaccacatggtggcgctatcTACACCGGCAACTAATCAGTTCTTCCCAGACCAAGCATTCAACTACATATGATTATAATCTGTTGAGTAGTTTTTGGGATACTCTGCCTAACCAATGAAAaatcagacagacaaacaagacagaaaacagaacttCCTTCTCAGAGATAATAATCATCACCTCACGTACACTGAGTATTATAGTAAAGTGCAGTCGGCATGcctctgtgtttacatgtgcacaCTGTATTtaagtgtactgtatgtgttgtggtcattttctccttctgtactgacaaaatatgacaaatctGGTGATTAGATAAACAATAAATAGCTTTGCTGTAGAGTGGATCATCTTCTAGGATCCTCTGGTAGATATCAGTTTATCACTGAAGGCTGTATATGTAATAACAGTATAATGTCTGTACTTCTCTAGTATTGTTTCATGTCTTCTAAAATGAGTTACATGTTGCTaaattcacaacacaacactgtgtCCTCTACCCAAGAAAATGATGCAAATGTTTAGTGCACCCACAGTGATGATGTCTCCGCTTGCTGTGATGATGTTTTCCGCCCATAATGACGACACCGCTGATGGATTTTTGCACCCAGAGTGATGGCATATCTACCTGCAGCGATGACATCTGGACTCCACATTTTCTGTGCATTATCACCTGGCAGACTGTGGCTGTGTGTATTTGCACCCTGACACTCCTATTTTAACACAAGGCGTGAACGGGGTCTCTCACTATCCTTCATGTGTGTGCGTGGACACAGAAGAATACACGGAAATACACACTCAGAGGCAGATTGAAAGGTGAAAAATAAAGGCTTTTCTGTCCTGTTGGAgcttgtgttttactttaaataataGTTTTTAATGCCCTTGTGTTATTTTAACACGTCCTTTAACGTTAGGAGGGCTTTTAGATGCAATTTTcttcaaacacaaatgaaaatgactcCCTCTAATGGTTGTACAATCAGTGATCAAACTTTAGAAGGAATCCCTAATGTGCTTCTGGGctgagtaaatgtgtgtgtgtgtgagagagagatattaAGTAAGCTGGACATACTGTAGCACAGGGAGCACAAATTAATTCTAGCTGGTTATTGCCTGAAAACCTTTCATGCAGCGTTTGCGGTCCCTGCCCACATGCATCACAGCTATAAACTCTCCATGGTTGTGTGGGTACTCCAGTTTCACGACCAACCCAGTGTCCAGTTTCACTATTTTCAACCCTGCATGTTTactttctgtcacatttgctcTCTTCATCATACCAATACATTATACCAACTTTTATGTTTTCAccagtttgtttatttgagttTCTGTCTATTTTTCAGTTCAGAAATCACTGCCCTTCCACTAGAAAGTTAGACATTTGGCTGCTTTTATAAGAGATTTCCTACTCACCGAGTCCAGGTATGAAGGTGTtgagaaacagacagatgacGGCTAGAGGGAAAGGCATTGTGGGTATTGCAGCCCTTAGGGGTCCCTTCTTCTCCCGGACCTCCACCACCACTCCCCCGCCTGCTGTATGAGCCCCGGCCATGGCTTTGGCCCCAAGATTGTCCCCGGTCTTAACACGCCCCTGCTCTgttcctccctctttctgtgCCATCtcggtttctttcttttcctttgtcTTAAGACTGAAAATAGTTGGTGATAAGCAGGTAAGtgattctctctctcagtctggtCTAAGCTTATTAGTAATTATTAGAGagtaaaagaaagcaaaaataatCAATGCTTATCGATTATGCAGTACATCTCAACAGTTACAAGTCACCACCTATATAACattcaattaatcattaaaacACTAAATAACAACATCAACATGATATTCTATTGTAAAAGTATTACATTTACGGttaagtgaaagaaaaaatcaatcatgtgtttttttgacAATGACCAGAAATATTTAATTCTACTCCAGAGCAATGGATTGAAATATTCTGTGATGCTTTCTTAAAGTcaactttaaaaacattcaGACTTATccacaaaatataatttctctTAAAAGCTTGAAGCAATATTCGGGTAAGTTTCAGTCTTCCCTGGAGAAcagttattaatatttttttcttagaGATGCTGAAATTCCTTTGAAAGTTACCTTACAGCTGTTTACATTAAGTCccaccaagaaaaaaaatagtttcttGTTGAAATCTCCACACAAAAATCCCTTCAAGCCCTTAAAAGTGACCACACTGTCTCATCAGAGGTCAGTGATATCTGCCATTTGTCTCCACATCCAACATGTTCTTAAGGAATGCTGAATCAATAACAGTTCCACCTTAAAATTGTTCAGAAAAATCCTCAAAAGATGTACGTCTCTTTTCAGCAATTTCTTGTgaacttctttctttctttctttttctttccttctctctttctttcagtcaAATCACGCTCAACCCACACACCTCTCcaagacagagaagagaaagtgCACACAACAACCCCCCTTTTTCtactacatctctctctctctctctctctctctctctctctctctctctctctctctctctgtctccttccctctctccctccctcctgctcccCATCCtttccatttccatttaaaGGAACAGTACGCCAATCTAATTATACTGTTCAATGAGATCACATTCAACAAGCTGTAATTTGGTGCATCAGAACAGATGAAGAAAGTTTATGCTCTGAAAGAAGCATTTAAACTCACATTAAGATTGGTTTATATGATCAACATTAAAGGatttggctttatttttcttattgtcaacaaacctcatgtgcagagccaaacaaacaatgaatcaatcCTACTTAAAATTCCTTTATTATGAAGAGTATAGGGACCtcagtttgtttagaaaaagGTTCCAAAGACTGATTATGGCGACAACGTCTTCAGTCTTGGGAGAGTAGTTCCTTGTGAGGCAGACGTCACTGTGCATGAGCATGAACACCTCCCGACTTTGAACtgaagaaaaaattaaaaatgtagtgCAAAGTCAAGGGGTTGttatatgtagcacaacaagctagtaaagctctgtaaacgACGTTCCTGTGCACGTGCATTGGCATACAAGGAACTACTCTGCGGAGACTGAAAACGcaatcactgttattagtctttggagctgtttcagCGCAACAGTATGTctcaatgatgtgtttttaatagtttttggacaataatgaAGGTCTGCAGCACAGAGGATACGATACATCAGGattttggatacacacacaatacttgtaataCTTATAATACTTGTAATACTGCACATGGgaattgttgacaataagaaaaatatagaaaatcatcagccttatcctttagGGACATGCTTGAATAGGTTGGCCTCATGTTAGATTatagtgttgtttgtttgcatttatttaatttacatgacatttacagCCAGTgaacaagcatttttttttacaaataaaaacaaagtgaacagagagaaaacatgttttcaagCTTAATTGTGCATATTAGTCAGTTTTGTAGTGATAAACACAGATATTGattggtaaagaaaaaaaaacatgaaaaaaagaaagaccaAGAGGATGGAGAAAGACATATTTCAAAAAATGAGAGGGAAAAGAAGTGAAAGGAAACCATAGGACTTACTGGATGAAGGAttaaagaaaaatttaaaaatgagcaTCTGGTGGTCAAGATGATGGAAAACAGAAAGGACAAGGGGGAAAGATGGCTTGAAACGAAGAGACAGTTGGTGTTAATATCTCAGTAATTATTCATGCAACCCAAACCCCTATAGATCAGACATATCTCATCTACCCACACCCAACCTTATCTCTgactttcttttcatttctgctGCTCCTTCCTCACTTtttgacctcctcctcctcttcaaaaaaaaagaaagagataaaacaCAATGGAAATTGtacgtgtctctgtgtctcttcttcttcttctcttcccctTTCTCTCATATCCATTTGGCAACCCAGGAAGCTGGAGGTAATTATCCCGATGATATTGATCTCTAGGTTTTTGGTCTCTCTCTatcccctctctttctcatctttcttAATTTATTCTCAATTCCCagttttaatttccttttaatCTCCTTTGAAACACATAAGATGGCTGCCATAGGAAGtggttttactgtattttgtcaTGCAAAGCAGCGTTATCATGTGTGTGACAGCGCAGGATTCTAAGAAATCTGGACGGCTGAACTCAATCATCATTGGATTGTTCAGCCAATGTGCTAATGCTTATTACCATGACAACGTGACAGGAAAAGTTATATGACAGCCATCTTAAAGTGACAATTTGGTTTTTGCTGTTAAGGAGTTTCCCAGGAAATGTAGCTACTCTGTTTGAGTTGTGATAAACAACCAGCATTAAACTGGTGATTTacactctaatttccccttacTGTCCTTAATGGTGAGCATCATAATAACCTTCTAatcgtatgtgtgtgtgtgtgtgtttgtgcgtgtgcgtgcgtgtgtgtgtgtgagtgacaggTGTTGGTCTTGGCACATGCTGTCACACTTtgttgctaaaataaaatattcttgCACATTCGACTGCATGaacctctctcctcctgccctATCTTTGactctttctctgtcctgtctctttctcctgcaaacacacacacacacacacacaagcacacatacacacgcatgcccgcacgcacacatgcacacacacaccctctctcttgttctctcagGGTTTAATTTATGTTGATCCCATCTGTCAGGAAAAGCTGACATCACACACCGGTTATTTATATACgtatgtgtattcatgtgttcatgttccttctctttatttctctcagtCTCCCATAACACCACATGAATTCTACATACAAGTGTATCACTGTGGTttgtgtcattattattatttttttttattaccaaGATAAACAGCAGGAGCATCCTACAAAGGCAAAAACATCCTTTGTGCTCACCAACATAGAAGCTTTTTCACTCCAAGGTCACTGATTCATTATTTCAGGCTTCAGTGATCATCACAGGTGTTTTGTGTATCACTACATCTtgaaaaaataccaaatatatcTCAGTAgacaggcacaaacacacattattgaCACATTTCTGTAAAGGAAGTAATAGCCCATTTCTAACTATAGTCGAATGTAGTGAATTCATTGTGAAGTCAGGTGAAATACTTCAGGCCTGTGACTGTAATACCTCAGGCTGCCTGCTTGTGTCCTAATTTCTTTCTGCTACAGGTAGGTCACGCTGACAGACGGGTATAATATGCAAATTTAATAGGACATCTCCAAGACTCCCTTCCTGGTCTCATGAATAAGTACCACAGCAAATCCTCCAGACAAAAGCTCAAATGAGATATGgcttgaattttattttattcattaacagTGTTGTCATTTAGCCCCTTTTAGCTGAATATTTGCTAGATTGATGAATTGCTTTGGTGAGATACCCATGTCTCCGACCTGATTCTTTTCTTCATTAATATGCAAATCTCTGTAGCAAGGTTctccaaaatctaatcagaCCATCTCCTCTAATGGGTCACCTGTGGTGCGagtatgaagcttcagtcataaGCTTTTATTGCGTTCATAAGCACCTGCATCGAATGAGGCTGATAACGCCCATTCAATTGAATGATGGCATCCAAACAGGTGTCATAAgattgtgtgtgtacacatacatgtaaaatagcagGGAGGGTGgccagacataaaaaaaaaaaaaaaaaaaaatctgggtcTGAAACTATTTAAAGGACTgggtgatgatgtcactgacgtCATTTGAGGTGTCATTTTGAGGCCGGAAGACGATTTTCAGGTCAAGTTTGTGCAGAAATTTTCCAACAAAGAGCAACGAGAGTTTCATGAATGTTGATCACATATTTTAGAGAATGTTTTTACCATTTGGACCCTGTTGGCTAAGTCTGCACCCTCATATAAGAAGATTTTAGTTGTCATGTTTGCCCTGGTACTCCATAACTGAGTCTCACAAAGATGCATTTGTCAAGAACTTCATTAAAAGTGATATTAAAAAAATTCTCATTTTGATGCAGTCCACCCTAGAGCCATAAAAGCCCAGCCTGGAAAACACCGTGATCCATTTTTGGACCTTGTTGAATGTGAGAGAAGACAAGAACGACATCTGCTGGCCACAGAGCTACACCAACTGCAAATTAAGGAGTGCAGCTGAAGAGGAGTGATGATCACTTATTTGTACAGAGTTAGAAgaaaatgatgtattttcaaaTCATTCTCAAATGCTTAATTTGCTCATGTCGGTCTAAAGGGTTGAATCTGCTGAATGCTTGACTATCACACCCTTGTGGTGCAGATTTGGAGCAGATGTGGTGCAGTTTCCTGTGGCTTTATCAAATAGAAACCACAACACCAACGCTGATTATATCTAATGTTTCTCTGATGTCTGATATAAAGTCGTACAAGGACTTACGTGGccatttaaaaaagtgaaagtgaaaataagTATGatatataaagcattttattagAAAATAATATTAGTATCTGATTTAAAATGTCCTAGCTTATATGCAACCTTCCAATACATCACTTAAACCTTCAACTGCATTgaaataaacatacaaacaagaAGTTATCTCAGGTTATTTTGCAGTTAGTTTTAAGCTCATTGAAAAGTACACTTTAGAAAAGTAGAGAAAGCTTTAAAGATGGCTGGATTAAATGTTACCACTACACAACCGCCTCTTATTAATACATTGGATCAGTTAGTGGTTTTAACCAGAGCCGGATGCTTTTGCAGCCTGGGAATCTTTCATCTTGATGATGTTCCTGACCCACTCCACAGACGGGTCGACACAGAATACGGCGCCACTCTTCATTGTAAAGCtggaacagagacagagattgtttgagacattttatttaaaaatgatcatgGAAAGCTTATTTCTGAAAAGTATCAGATGTGAACTTATAAGGTTTATGTTTAATAGCAGGAGATGTGACACTCACAGCGCGGCTTCCATCGGACACattttgtctgtgtatttgtagCTCATCACCTTTCTCTTGGGCAGGAGTTTGGAGTAAAACTTAAAACAGCACTCATCCGGGCCAAAGCTGCCtgagagagcaagaaagagacagagaagttATGAACAGACATTTATGGGTTTTCTCTTTACTCTTTCccagctgaacattttgataagtcacaaaaacaattaaataactTAAATTATCTTAAATTATTGGaatatttggggaaaaaataccaattatattatattatattatattatattatattatattatattatattatattatattatattatattatattatattatattatattatattatattatattatattatcctCATGTGTTTAAATGCCAGTGTGTCTTTGGTTCTGACCTCTGGATTTGTTAGACATATATAAAC is a window from the Thunnus thynnus chromosome 18, fThuThy2.1, whole genome shotgun sequence genome containing:
- the LOC137169008 gene encoding C-C motif chemokine 13-like — translated: MQTDRQSTTSRRKTPTIKMMMMKSSIILTACVVLLLSLTVEASQSSFGPDECCFKFYSKLLPKRKVMSYKYTDKMCPMEAALFTMKSGAVFCVDPSVEWVRNIIKMKDSQAAKASGSG